The Candidatus Melainabacteria bacterium genomic interval ATAGCTCTTTTAATTTAAATTCAATAACTTCTTTTCCATGCAAATGGGATACAGAAAAGTTTTTGTTTGGTGTTTCACTAGCTTTTTGGAATTTTATTGGATGGGATAATGGTTCAACAATTTTAGGAGAAGTTGAAAAACCAGACAGTAATTACCATAAGGCTTTATTTATTACTATTCCAATTGTAGTCTTTTTTTATTTTTTCCCTGTTCTTGTTGGACTTGGTATTCATCAGGATGCATATAGTTGGAAGTTTGGTGAATTTTCATTTATTGCAAAATCAATGAATCATTCTTATTTAGCAATTATTTTAGCAATTGGTGGAATGATTGCTACTTTAGGTTTATTTAATTCTCTTCTTTTATCTTCTTCAAGAATATTTTTAATGCTGGCTAAAGATAAATTGTTTCCAGATGTCTTTTCAAAAATTCATAAGACACAAATGACTCCATATATTGTAATTATTTTTCTTGCAATAGTATATAGTTTATTGGTCTTACTTAGTATAGAAAAACTAATTGTTTATGATGTTTTCTTATATTTAAGTGCTATGTTACTAGAAGCAATAGCTTTATTAGTACTTAGAAAAAGATCACCAAATATAAAGTCAGATTTTAAAATCCCGTTTGGAGATCTAGGATTATATTTTGTAGTTAGTTTAGCAATAAGCATAATTTTACTTATGATAGGAATAAATATTTTGGGATTTAATGGGTTAAATTTTGGTTCTATAATTAGTCTGGGCTTGATTTTTAGTGGTATTCCTGTTTATTTTTATTTTACTACTCAATCTGATATTTCACGAGTATAATCACCTACTATCCAGATATGAGGTTCTGTAATTTTAGCTAATATTTCTTTTGTTAATGATTCTCTAAAAAATAAGAATTTATTCCTGTTTAATGATTCTCCTATTACTATATAGTGTGGTTTAATTTTCTTTTCTGCATTAATTACCTCATCGATAATATTCTTACTTTCAACCAGCCGGAAATCACCTCCAAGTTCAACTATTAATTGTTCTAGTTCAATGATTGCTAATTTTCTTTCCTCGCTTAATTTTTTAGTACTTTTGGTTATGTGCATAATTATAAGCTCTGCTTGTAATTTGTTTGCTATTCTTGCTGATTTTCTAACAAGTCTTAATGTATCAGGATTAATATCAATTAAACTAAGAATTTTAGTTTTTTTTATTTTTGGAAACATTTCATGTTCAACACTTTCAGCTACTTCTCTTAATGAAAGTTCTCTTAGGGCAATTAAATTTTTCTTTTGAAAAAAATGTGTTAATGCTTGCTCTATTTTATCTAACGAATAAACTTTCCCGGCTTTTAGTCTTTCTTGTAATGTTTCAGGACTTAGGTCAATTAAAACTATTTCACTGGCATGGGAAATAACCCAGTCAGGGACTGTTTCTCTGACTTTAATTCCTGTTACTTCTTCAACAATATTGTTTAAGCTTTCTATGTGTTGTATGTTAACTGTGGATACTACATTAATACCAGCTCTCAATAGGTATTGAACATCTTGATATCTTTTTTTGTTTATTGAGCCTGGTACATTAGTGTGTGCTAATTCATCTACTAAAATTAAATCTGGTTTAGCTAATATTGCAGCTTCTAAATCAAATTCTTGTAAGTATTTTTCTTTATGTTCAATAAGCTTTAAAGGTAAGGTAGGTAAGCCCTCCATAAGCTTTGCTGTTTCAGGTCTTCCATGAGTATCTATAACCCCTAATAAGATTTTTATACCTTGTTTGTATAGCTCTTCAGCATCTTGAAGCATTTTGTATGTTTTGCCAACCCCAGGAGCCATCCCAATGTAAATTTTTAATTTTCCATATTTTATTTGTTCTTGTGTTGTGCTGGTTTTACTCTTTTGCATTTCTGCTGTTTGTAAAATATTTTCATCAGTTTTATTGCCTATCAGTAAAAAATCTATATTTGTTGTTTTTTCAAGTAGTTTAAAAATGGATGGCTTTGAAAAAGAACGTTGTATTGCTATATGAGTTATTCTGTTTAATTTAGCAAAATGTATGATCTCCTCTTCTATGTCTTTCTTGATATCTTTTATTGGGAATAAATTCCCTTTGTTTAACTTTGCAGTTTCTCTTAACTTATTAATTACTTTATCTTTTGCCCCGTTTACTCCGCTTACCTCGCTATATGGTTCTTTTAATATACATAAGATATCAAGATCTGCATGAAAACTTTTTCTCATATCTCCTACCTGATTAATTACTGTTAATGAGCTTTCTTCTGGAGCAATTGAGACTAGTATTCTTTCTTTTATTTTTGCTTTTAATTTTTCACTAACAACTTCAATATCTACCCTTTCAGCTAAAATACTTAGTGCCAAATCTCTTAAAAGATTTAAATTGTTTCTTTTAAAAAAATTCTTTAATGCATGTTTTAATTGTTCTTTGCTGTAGATTCGTTTTGAATTTAATCTGCTATAAAGTTCATCTATTGGTATATCTACTAATACGATCTCATCAGCTTGATTAATAACCCAATCAGGTACTGTTTCACTGATTTTTATCCCAAGATTTTTTTCTACTATTGGAGTAATACTTTCTAATTGATGTACGTTTAATGTTGAAAATACACTAATACCAGCTTTTAACAGCTCTTGAACATCTTGATATCTTTTTTGATTTAATGAACCTGGTATATTGTGATGTGCTAATTCATCAATTATTACTGTTATAGGTTTTCTTTCTATTATGGTCTCTAAATCTAAGTCATAAAAATTTGTATTATTTATTTTATATGGTTTCCTTGGAATAATTTCAAATGATTCAAGTAATCGCTGGTTTTCCGGCCTGTTTTGAAATTCAATATAACCAATTACTATATCCGCACCTTTTTTCTTTAACTCATTTGCTTCCTCTAACATTCTGTACGTTTTACCTACACCGGGCGCCATCCCAAGAAATATTTTGTGTCTTCCTGAAGAAAGCTTGACTATTTGTTTTAAGATTTCATCTGGTTCTAATCGTTTAGGCATGTCATTTTACAAGGCCTCCAAGTATTATATTTATTATTTTTATAGCAAATAAAGGTATTATTAGTCCTAAAAATCCAAATAGAAGAAGATTGTTTCTTAGTTTAATGCCTCTTAATGCTAGTGGTGTCATAAGAAGAATAATCATTGCATTAAATATTAGAACTGAAAATATTGATGTAAGTCCAAGATGTAAATGCATTATGTTTATAGGCAAAAGACTTATAAAAATACTAGGCAATATTAAAAAATATTTACTTATGTCAGTAATTATTGAAAATGTTGTTAATGCTTTTTTAGTAGTTAATTGTTGAATACCTGTTTTTATTACATTTATTATTTTTGTTGGATCTGATTCAAGATCTATCATGTTTGATGCTTCTTTTGCTGCTACTGTACCATTATTCATACAAATACCAATATCTGCCTGGGCAAGTGCTGGTGCATCATTTGTTCCGTCTCCAATCATTGCAACAATCATTCCTTGTGATTGATAGTCTCTTATCATTTGTATTTTTCCTTCTGGTTTTGCTTGTGCAATATAGTTATCAATGCCAGCTTCTTTTGCAATTACTTTTGCTGTAAGGTTATTATCACCTGTACACATTATTGTTTTAATGCCCCAGTTTTTTATTTCTTGAAATTTATCTTTAATATTAGGTTTAACCATATCTTTTAAATGTATTATTCCTGTAACTTCGTTATTCTTAGAAAGTAAAAGTGGTGTACCACCTTGAATTGCGATATTTTCTACTAGCTGTTCAGTATTTTCCAATAACTTTCCATTTCTTTTTAGTATGAATTTTTTTATTGCATCAGGAGCTCCTTTTCGTAATATTTCTCCATTTTCTAAATCAATTCCACTCATTCTAGTTGAGGCAGAAAATTCATGTGTTGTTCCTTTAATTTCTTTAATATCCATTTCAGTAATATATCTTTTAATTAGTGAAATAATTGATCTGCCTTCTACTGTCCCATCAAAATAACTTGTTAAAAATGCTAATTTTGCAACTTCAATTAGTGAGTTGTTTCCAAGTGGTATTAATTCAATAGCTATCCTATTTCCAAATGTAAGTGTTCCTGTTTTATCAATAAAAAGGATATTAATATTTCCTGTAATTTCAATTGCATCTCTTGAAATTGCTAAAATGTTTAATGAGTTAAATTTATTAAACCCAGATATTCCAATTGATTTTAGTAATCCACTAGTTGTTGTTGGTATTAAACAAGCAACTAGTGCAATTAAATAAGCAGGCTCTAGTTTTATGTTTAAGTAATTCACCAGTAGCAAAAATGAAATTACAGTAAGTAAGAATGACATTGTTGTGATTCTAAGCAATGTGTTTAATTTAATTTCATTAGGTGTTTTATGTCTTTCTGTATCTTCTACAAGATTAATCATTTGATCTAGATATGTTTGACCTTGCTCAGATATAATTTTTATTAAAAGCCAGTCTGTTAGTACTCTTGTACCACCAGTTACAGATCTTGAGATATCAATCCCTGAGTCTTTTAATACTGGTGAAGATTCTCCTGTTATTGCAGATTCATCTATAGTTGCAACTCCTTCAATAACTTCTCCATCAAGAGGAATCAGATCACCTTCCTGTACCTTGATTATGTCTCCCTTTTTTAATTGGGATGTAAAAACATACTCTATTTCTCCGTTAGGTAAAATCTTTTTTACTTCTATATCGCCATGAATAATTTTTAAGCTTTCAACCTGGGATTTCCCAATTTGCCTTGCTAAGTTCTCAATAAAATTTGCAGACAATATTGTAAAAAGTATTAATGTTGAAATAATTATATTTGTTTCTCTCGTTAAACTTGTTATTCCAAACAAGTCTGGTTTTATGCTAAGAATAACCATAACCATAAATAATATTTCAGCTATGAACATGATTGGATTTTTAATCATAACGAGTGGATTTAATTGTTTTATAGAACCTATTATTGATTCCTTAAAAATATGAAATATCTCAGATCTATTTCTTGATTGATCTCTTGTTATTGCCATTTTGAAATATTACAATTGAAACTTATACCAATTTTCTTTTAGCTTTCTAATTAGCTTTAGTAAGTATAGAATATGTCTTATACTCACCTACAAAGATGTCATTTTTATATTGTATTACAATGCTTTCTGAATGCATAATATTATTTTCATCTAATTTCAAATGATCAATCAAAATTGCTTTCCATTTATTGTTGTTATTTGTTTTAAATTTTGTAACTCTTTCAGTAACAGCTTCTTTTTCGTTTAATAATTTAATTAAGCTTTGACTTTTAGTCCATTTCCCACCTTTCCAAAGAGCTCTTAAAGAAATATTCTGTGGTGAGTTGTTAATCACATCTTTTATTTCAAGTTGAGATTCTGTTGTACTTCCAACTATTACATATGGGCATTTAGAATTAGTTACCACTGTTTGCATATTCCATTTTCCAATAAATCCACTTTTAGTTAAATCATTGTTCTCTTTTAGAATAATAATTCCACGTGCAATGTTTGTAGTTAGAAAACAAAAACTTAATAATAAAATTAGAACAAACTTTTTCTTAATATCCATATAAATGGATATTCGGTTGATTAAGAGAAATATTAAATGGCTTGTAGGATGTCCCTAAAGATCGTCACTCGTAAAATCTGAATCAGCATCAATTAGGTAGCCATTAAAATTTGAATAAAAAGTAAGTTTTTTGTTTAATTTTTCATATGTATCTTTTAAAGTATCTTCATCTTGAGAAGTAGCTCTTTTAGTTAAGTTAATATTATAAGGACATGTAATTTTATTCCATTCTATTTTTTCTTTGTCTAAATCATCAATTCTTTCTGGTTTATCTATTAAAAAAACTATTTTGTCTGCATAACTACATACATCTTCTGAAAATATTTTAAAAGGTCCTTTAAAATCACTAAACCAAAAAGGAAATTCTGCAATAAAGCTTTTATTTCTTTTTTTAGCTTCCTTGTATATGACTGAATATCCATCAAGCATTAAATTAAGTATTTGTGTTTTAATTGAAGCATCTTCTTTCCATACATTTGATTTATTTGGTTCTACTCTTAAAACAATTCCATCAATATATTTCTCGTATAAGTTATATGCTTCTATTGCATTATCTACTGCTCTTCTGCCAAACCAAAAATTCTTACCTATTACTAGATAAAATTTTGTATTAGTTTTTTTTGTAACCTTTCTTAGTTTTTTTAATAAGTTCTTATTCTCAGGTTCAAATAATAACCATTGCTCTAAGTAAACTGCTTTTGGTCTTTTTTCATGAATTAGTTTTTTAATATAATTTTTCTTTTTTAATGAAGACTTTGTAATGTTAATGTGTGTTAGATCAGTCAATAAATAGTTTTTGTCTGTATTAGATTTAAATTTCCCATAAGCATAGTTATTAAATAACAATGCTTGAATTAAAAGCAAGGGGAGAATTAAATTTTTATATTCCATGTAAATTTATTATTTGAGAGGTCTTTAATTTCAATATTAGAATTATTTAGTACACTTCTAATCTTATCACTGCTTTTAAAATCCATATTTTTTTTACAGCTTGCTCTCCAGTCAAGTAATTCATTTATTAGATTTGACATAATTGTATTTAATAAGCTTGGATTAATTTTATTTTTAAGTAAATTAAAACCTAAAATGTTTAATAAATGTAATAATGTTTGTTGCAGTTCATTTTTTTTATTTTTGTTTTTTTCTAAATTAATATTATCAGCTAGTTTAAACATAACTGCTAATGCTTGTGGGCTGTTAAAATCATCAGACATTGCACAAGTAAAATTTTCTGTGTATTCATCCTGGATTTTAATTGTGTTTGTATTGGTATTAATTTCAATATCTGATATAGCTTCTAATAGTCTGTTTATGCCATTTTGTGCAGATAGAATCCCATCTTTTGTGTAATTTAATGGCATTTTATAGTGGCTATTTAATACAAAAAGGCGAAGTGCATTTCCTGTAGTTAGTTTTAATGTATCTTTTATAGTTAAGTAATTACCTTCTGATTTTGCCATTTTTTTTCTATTAACCATAATCATACCGTTATGAATCCAATATCTTGCAAACGGACAATCTAAAGCCATTTCAGATTGTGCTATTTCATTTTCATGATGAGGAAAAATTAAATCATCTCCTCCACCATGAATATCAATCTTCTTATTGTTTATAACAAAGTTCATTGTTGAACATTCAAGGTGCCAACCTGGTCTTCCTTTTCCCCAGGGGCTTTCAAAGCCATATTCATTAGCTTCGGTGATACCTTTCCATAATGCAAAATCTAGTGGATGTCTTTTATTTGGATTTGGTTCTATTCTTCCAAAACCTTTTTCTAATTCTTCAAATGATTGCCCTTTTAACTGACCATAATTTTTAAATGATTTGACAGAAAAATATACATCATTATTAATTTGATATGCTGCATTTTTATTTATTAATTTTTTTATAAAATCATACATCTCATGTAAATGTTGTGTTGCTTTTGGTTCAAAATCAGGCCATTCAATATTTAGCGAGAGCATATCCTCGTGAAATGAAAATGTATAAATCCTAGCTACTTTATCTGGATGGATATTTAATTCTTTAGCTTTATTAATTATTTTGTCATCTATGTCTGTAATATTTCTTGTCCAGATTACGTCGTAATCTAAAAACCTTAGATATCTGACTATAAAATCCCATGTTATTGCAGATCTTGCATGACCTATATGAGAGTCATCGTATACTGTTGGACCGCAAGTATAAATGTTGATTGTTTTTGAGCCTTTAGGATCATATGTTTCTTTTTTTTTAGTTAAGTTATTGTATATGGTGAACTTCTTCATTTTTTTTATTATATGATACCTTAGTTTTGAAGTTTCAAGGTTGCAAGGTTACAAGGTTGCGAAGTTACTAGGTCTTGAGGTTTCGAAGTTACTTATTGCTCTTGGCTAGTACACTGAATAATTTTATCTTGCACCCTAAACATTTGTTTTTTTTCTTTAGGTAATTTGTGATCATAGCCTAAAAGATGTAAGTAACCATGTGTTAGTAGTGTAATTAGTTCAGTTTCAAGAGTTATGTTTTTCTTTAATGCTTGTTCTTTTGCCTTTTGAATTGAAATTACAATGTCCCCAAGATGCTCTTTTATTGTTGAAGAAAATGACAAAACATCAGTTGGCATATTAATTTTGCGGAATTTTTTATTTAAATTTTTAATTTCTTTGTTAGTGGTAATTAAGATATTTACATTTGATTTGTTTTTTGATAAATATTTTTTTAGTGCTTGGTATAAAGCCTTTGTGACTTTTAACCACCACTGTCTAGACTTAATTCTTGCATTTGACCGTATAATAATTTCTGTAGCCATAATAGTATATTAGTTATATCTCATGTTAAAGGAAACTAGAAAAAAACAGTTAATTCAATTAATCACTTTGTTACAGATTAATATAAGAGATTTTGATTTGTTAAATATAGCTTTAACACATAGTTCTTATAAAAAAGGAAGTGCTTATGCCAGCAACAATGAGAGACTGGAATTTTTTGGAGATGCAGTATTAAAACTTTATGTTAGTGAATATTTAATGCAGATGTATTCTAACTATTCTGAAGGACAGTTAAGTAAGCTAAGAGCATATGTAGTGAGTGAAAAAGTACTTGTAAGTATTGCAGATAAATTAAATTTAACAAAGTATCTAATGGTTGGAAAAAATGAATTTAAAAGCCTGCCTCCTTCAATATTAGCTGATTCACTTGAAGCATTAATTGCTGTTATTTATTATGATGCAGGACCAATATTTGCCAGGGACTTTATATTAAAACACTGGAAAAATCAAATAGGACAAGCAAGTAAGATAAATGATATTGAAAATTTTAAAGCTATTTTACAAGAATATCTTCAAGGTTGTAAACTAGGACTGCCTGTTTATAAAACAATTTCTGAAACAGGACCTGATCATAACAAGGTTTTTGATGTAGCAGTTTATTTAAAAGATGAAAAACTTGCAGGTGGAAGAGGTAAAACAAAAAAAGAAGCTAGCCAGGATGCAGCAAAAAATGCATTAATAGTGCTTAAACATAAGCTATGATAAAAAGAAAACAAATAAATAACTCAGAAGCAAGAGTAGAAATTCTTTCTCAAGCGTTACCTTATATACAAAAATTTCATAGCAAGATTTTTGTAATAAAGTATGGTGGAGCTGCAATGGAAGTTCCAGAAATTAAAAAACAAACCATTAAAGATTTTGTACTTTTAAGTTGTGTTGGTATTAAATTAATTATTGTTCATGGAGGTGGTCCTGAAATTAATTTAATGTCAAAAAAATTAAATTTACCTGTTAAATTTGTTTCTGGATACAGAGTAACTGATGCTAAAACCATGGAAGTTGTAGAAATGGTTTTAGTTGGAAAGATTCAAAAAGAATTAGTTAATTTAATTAATATTTCTGGTGGAAAATCTATAGGCTTATGTGGAAAAGACGGAAATTTATTTACTGCTAAACCAATTAAAAACATGAAAAAATATGGTTTTGTTGGTGAAGTAGAGCATATTAATACTTCAATTTTAATTACTCTTTTAGAAAAAGGTTTTATACCAGTTATTAGTTCAGTAGGTGCTAATAGCCATGGTCAAAACTATAATATAAATGCTGATAATGTAGCATCAAGAGTTGCATCCTCACTTAAGGCTTCAAAGCTAATATTAATGACTGATACACGAGGAGTGTTAAAAAATCCTAGTGATCAGAATTCTCTACTATCAAGATTTTCTGTTAAGGATGCAACAAGTTATATAAAGAAAAAAATAATTTATGGTGGAATGATACCTAAAGTAAATGCTGCAATAGATGCACTAAAGCATAATGTAGATTCAGTGCATATTATTAATGGTGGCTTAAAACATTCAATTTTACTTGAGGTCTTAACTGATAAAGGTATAGGTACAATGATAACTTTATAATGTTTATATGGTGGATCAAAAAAAACAAATAAAAGAATTAATAGATTATAAAAGTACTTTAAATTTACCAAGTACAAACTTTCCAATGAAAGGAGATGGACCTAAAAGAGAACCTGAAATTCAAAAATTTTGGTTTGAAAATAATATCTATGAAAAAGCTTTAGAAAAAAGAAAAGTAAAAAATAAAGGCAGCTTTTTACTTCATGATGGACCACCATACTTAAGTTCTCCAGACATTCATATTGGTACTGCATTAAATAAAATACTTAAGGATATTGTTGTTAAATATAAAACATTACAGGGGTATTATTCGCCATACTTGCCTGGTTTTGATTGTCATGGGCTTCCTATTGAAAGTGCAGTTTTAAAAGATAAGAAAAGTAATTCTTTAAAAGAAATATCACCTTTAGAAATACGTAAACAATGTACAGAGTTTGTAATAAAAAACAAAAAATTTCAAGAAGAAAAATTTAAAAGACTTGGTATTTTAGGAGATTGGGATAATGCATATATGACTATTCATCCCAAGTTTGAAGCTAAACAACTTAAGCTCTTTAGTCAAATGGTTGAAAAAGGGTACATATATAGAGGACTTAAACCTGTTTATTGGTGTAGCACTTGTCAAACTGCACTTGCAGAAGCTGAAGTTGAGTATGTGGAAAATTATAAATCTCCAAGCATTTATGTAAGTTTTGAGGTTGTTAAATCTTCTTGTCCACGCCTTGAAAAATATAAAGATTTAAAAGTTATTATTTGGACAACTACACCATGGACTATTCCAGGTAATTTAGCAATTGCAGTAAATGAATCTTTTGAGTATGTTGTTGTTTATTCTAAAAAATTTGGTCATATGTTAATTGCAAGTGGACTTTTATCTGAATTTAATAAAAAAATTTCTGAAGAAACAACTGTTCTTGAAAAATTAAAAGGGAAAGAGCTTGAAAAAAGTATTTGCCAACATCCTTTATATGCCAAAGAAATCCCAGTCATACTTGGTGAACATGTAACTTTAGAAACTGGTACAGGATGTGTTCATACTGCTCCTGGACATGGCTTTGAAGATTTTGCAATTGGTTTTAAATATGGACTTGGTATTTTATCTCCAGTAGATTCTAAAGGTTTATTTACTGAAGAAGCTTGTAATGATTTAAAAGGATTGTATGTTCATAAGGCTGGAAATCAAAAAGTTATTGAACTTTTATTACAAAAAAATGCTTTAATAAGTCAAGAAGAATATTTTCATAGTTATCCTCATTGCTGGAGATCTAAAACACCAATTATTTTTAGAGCTACAAAACAATGGTTTTGCAGTGTTGAAAAATTTAAAGATAAAGCATTAAAAGAAATTGATAAAGTTCAATGGATTCCACCTGTTGGGAGAAATCGGATTTATTCAATGGTTGAATCCAGGACTGATTGGTGTATTAGCAGGCAGAGGGTTTGGGGTGTACCAATACCAGCAGTTTATTGTAATACTTGTAAAGAAAATAATGAACATTTAAATAAACAAATTATAGAACATGTAGCAAAAATTGTTGAGGAAAACGGAAAAAACGGAGAAAGAGGAACTAATGCATGGTGGGAATTAGACATAAAAGAGCTCTTACCACCTACTTATAAATGTGACAAATGTGGTAATGATTCTTTTACAAAAGAAACTGACACTATGGATGTTTGGTTTGATTCTGGTTCTACACACTTTGCAGTTATTGATGAAAGAAAAGAATTAAAAGATATTAAAGATGTAATGTATCTCGAAGGAAGTGATCAACATCGCGGCTGGTTTCAATCTTCACTTTTAACTTCAGTAGCTATTAAAGAAAAAGCACCATACAAGTATGTTCTTACTCATGGTTTTGTCTTGGATGAAAATGGGCGAAAAATGTCAAAGTCCTTAGGTAATGTAATAGATCCCCAAAAAGTTATAAATGAATATGGAGCAGATATTTTAAGGCTTTGGGTTAGTAGTACTGATTATTCTTCAGATATGAGGATAGGTCAGACAATGCTTAAACAACTAGCAGAAGTCTATAGAAATATTAGAAATACTGCAAGATTTATTCTTAGTAACTTATATGATTTTGACAATAAAAATATTGTTCAATATGAAGAGTTGTGGTTTATAGATAAATTTATTTTATCAAGTTTGGAAGAATTAAAAAAATCTATTAATAGTTGCTTTAATGATTATCAGTTTTACAAATATTATCAATTAATTCA includes:
- the rnc gene encoding ribonuclease III; translation: MLKETRKKQLIQLITLLQINIRDFDLLNIALTHSSYKKGSAYASNNERLEFFGDAVLKLYVSEYLMQMYSNYSEGQLSKLRAYVVSEKVLVSIADKLNLTKYLMVGKNEFKSLPPSILADSLEALIAVIYYDAGPIFARDFILKHWKNQIGQASKINDIENFKAILQEYLQGCKLGLPVYKTISETGPDHNKVFDVAVYLKDEKLAGGRGKTKKEASQDAAKNALIVLKHKL
- the kdpB gene encoding potassium-transporting ATPase subunit KdpB, which translates into the protein MAITRDQSRNRSEIFHIFKESIIGSIKQLNPLVMIKNPIMFIAEILFMVMVILSIKPDLFGITSLTRETNIIISTLILFTILSANFIENLARQIGKSQVESLKIIHGDIEVKKILPNGEIEYVFTSQLKKGDIIKVQEGDLIPLDGEVIEGVATIDESAITGESSPVLKDSGIDISRSVTGGTRVLTDWLLIKIISEQGQTYLDQMINLVEDTERHKTPNEIKLNTLLRITTMSFLLTVISFLLLVNYLNIKLEPAYLIALVACLIPTTTSGLLKSIGISGFNKFNSLNILAISRDAIEITGNINILFIDKTGTLTFGNRIAIELIPLGNNSLIEVAKLAFLTSYFDGTVEGRSIISLIKRYITEMDIKEIKGTTHEFSASTRMSGIDLENGEILRKGAPDAIKKFILKRNGKLLENTEQLVENIAIQGGTPLLLSKNNEVTGIIHLKDMVKPNIKDKFQEIKNWGIKTIMCTGDNNLTAKVIAKEAGIDNYIAQAKPEGKIQMIRDYQSQGMIVAMIGDGTNDAPALAQADIGICMNNGTVAAKEASNMIDLESDPTKIINVIKTGIQQLTTKKALTTFSIITDISKYFLILPSIFISLLPINIMHLHLGLTSIFSVLIFNAMIILLMTPLALRGIKLRNNLLLFGFLGLIIPLFAIKIINIILGGLVK
- a CDS encoding cysteine--tRNA ligase, whose translation is MKKFTIYNNLTKKKETYDPKGSKTINIYTCGPTVYDDSHIGHARSAITWDFIVRYLRFLDYDVIWTRNITDIDDKIINKAKELNIHPDKVARIYTFSFHEDMLSLNIEWPDFEPKATQHLHEMYDFIKKLINKNAAYQINNDVYFSVKSFKNYGQLKGQSFEELEKGFGRIEPNPNKRHPLDFALWKGITEANEYGFESPWGKGRPGWHLECSTMNFVINNKKIDIHGGGDDLIFPHHENEIAQSEMALDCPFARYWIHNGMIMVNRKKMAKSEGNYLTIKDTLKLTTGNALRLFVLNSHYKMPLNYTKDGILSAQNGINRLLEAISDIEINTNTNTIKIQDEYTENFTCAMSDDFNSPQALAVMFKLADNINLEKNKNKKNELQQTLLHLLNILGFNLLKNKINPSLLNTIMSNLINELLDWRASCKKNMDFKSSDKIRSVLNNSNIEIKDLSNNKFTWNIKI
- the ybeY gene encoding rRNA maturation RNase YbeY; this translates as MATEIIIRSNARIKSRQWWLKVTKALYQALKKYLSKNKSNVNILITTNKEIKNLNKKFRKINMPTDVLSFSSTIKEHLGDIVISIQKAKEQALKKNITLETELITLLTHGYLHLLGYDHKLPKEKKQMFRVQDKIIQCTSQEQ
- the ileS gene encoding isoleucine--tRNA ligase → MDYKSTLNLPSTNFPMKGDGPKREPEIQKFWFENNIYEKALEKRKVKNKGSFLLHDGPPYLSSPDIHIGTALNKILKDIVVKYKTLQGYYSPYLPGFDCHGLPIESAVLKDKKSNSLKEISPLEIRKQCTEFVIKNKKFQEEKFKRLGILGDWDNAYMTIHPKFEAKQLKLFSQMVEKGYIYRGLKPVYWCSTCQTALAEAEVEYVENYKSPSIYVSFEVVKSSCPRLEKYKDLKVIIWTTTPWTIPGNLAIAVNESFEYVVVYSKKFGHMLIASGLLSEFNKKISEETTVLEKLKGKELEKSICQHPLYAKEIPVILGEHVTLETGTGCVHTAPGHGFEDFAIGFKYGLGILSPVDSKGLFTEEACNDLKGLYVHKAGNQKVIELLLQKNALISQEEYFHSYPHCWRSKTPIIFRATKQWFCSVEKFKDKALKEIDKVQWIPPVGRNRIYSMVESRTDWCISRQRVWGVPIPAVYCNTCKENNEHLNKQIIEHVAKIVEENGKNGERGTNAWWELDIKELLPPTYKCDKCGNDSFTKETDTMDVWFDSGSTHFAVIDERKELKDIKDVMYLEGSDQHRGWFQSSLLTSVAIKEKAPYKYVLTHGFVLDENGRKMSKSLGNVIDPQKVINEYGADILRLWVSSTDYSSDMRIGQTMLKQLAEVYRNIRNTARFILSNLYDFDNKNIVQYEELWFIDKFILSSLEELKKSINSCFNDYQFYKYYQLIQNFCTTDLSSFYFDIVKDRLYTAGKNSKSRKSVQFVLNEILNFLVRVLCPVLPHLAQDIWDYLPANFSKSTESPICLEWIESNPKFESESKTSEKILTDVRAIVNKALEIARAEKKIGKSLEAKVHIYLKKDDYYAFFRAFNKTELEALFIVSQAEIYNKDKTYKQDGFEEYSSVDDGSCLVVVTGADGSKCPRCWKYSTDIGSDADYKDICILCVQAVNEYKALLL
- the argB gene encoding acetylglutamate kinase; translation: MIKRKQINNSEARVEILSQALPYIQKFHSKIFVIKYGGAAMEVPEIKKQTIKDFVLLSCVGIKLIIVHGGGPEINLMSKKLNLPVKFVSGYRVTDAKTMEVVEMVLVGKIQKELVNLINISGGKSIGLCGKDGNLFTAKPIKNMKKYGFVGEVEHINTSILITLLEKGFIPVISSVGANSHGQNYNINADNVASRVASSLKASKLILMTDTRGVLKNPSDQNSLLSRFSVKDATSYIKKKIIYGGMIPKVNAAIDALKHNVDSVHIINGGLKHSILLEVLTDKGIGTMITL
- a CDS encoding amino acid permease, yielding MKNKAKLFLLIPIIFFSVSGGPYGLEEIVSSVGPFFTLLFILILPIIWTIPESMIVAELSSSYPLQGGYYKWVQIGLGRFWGFMEGWWSVLYTLIDLSIYPILFTLYLKYLIPDLNFWSIYSIQLLMIWSCAVINILGVRFVGYVLVIFKIFILISFLLFIFFCIVHSSFNLNSITSFPCKWDTEKFLFGVSLAFWNFIGWDNGSTILGEVEKPDSNYHKALFITIPIVVFFYFFPVLVGLGIHQDAYSWKFGEFSFIAKSMNHSYLAIILAIGGMIATLGLFNSLLLSSSRIFLMLAKDKLFPDVFSKIHKTQMTPYIVIIFLAIVYSLLVLLSIEKLIVYDVFLYLSAMLLEAIALLVLRKRSPNIKSDFKIPFGDLGLYFVVSLAISIILLMIGINILGFNGLNFGSIISLGLIFSGIPVYFYFTTQSDISRV